From Dreissena polymorpha isolate Duluth1 chromosome 15, UMN_Dpol_1.0, whole genome shotgun sequence, a single genomic window includes:
- the LOC127859399 gene encoding uncharacterized protein LOC127859399 isoform X1 has protein sequence MHLEVKLLTFLFTVILPLSYGRYICHLGVQSCCHHSSRPTRQNDKYLRCHYGFTCYKCSYNLGSEQKQTDCITNPANLGRGAHLSCNETSYCVLQENFDFQQNVVTSYFRTCMGVSLGNECQKYEGLVICRSSCQGNYCNEHENGTNYQSFVQKFPNEFNGAKHLILSRASHVISVLSGALLVYCANQEVG, from the exons ATGCATCTGGAGGTGAAACTTCTCACGTTTTTATTTACTGTGATATTACCGTTGTCTTATG GCAGGTACATTTGTCATTTGGGCGTCCAGTCGTGTTGTCACCATTCGAGCCGACCAACACGACAGAACGACAAGTACCTTAGGTGTCATTACG GTTTCACGTGCTACAAGTGCTCGTACAATTTGGGGTCAGAACAGAAACAAACCGACTGCATCACCAACCCTGCCAACCTGGGACGGGGCGCCCACCTCTCTTGCAACGAGACGAGCTACTGTGTCCTCCAGGAGAACTTTGATTTCC AGCAGAATGTTGTGACGTCATATTTCCGGACATGTATGGGCGTGAGCTTGGGTAACGAGTGTCAGAAGTACGAGGGTCTCGTAATATGCCGCTCTTCCTGCCAAGGCAACTACTGCAACGAACACGAGAACGGCACGAACTATCAATCGTTCGTACAGAAATTCCCGAACGAATTCAATGGCGCGAAACACTTGATCTTGTCACGTGCCAGTCATGTGATAAGCGTGTTGTCCGGCGCGTTGCTGGTGTACTGTGCTAATCAAGAGGTTGGGTGA
- the LOC127859399 gene encoding uncharacterized protein LOC127859399 isoform X2 produces MHLEVKLLTFLFTVILPLSYGFTCYKCSYNLGSEQKQTDCITNPANLGRGAHLSCNETSYCVLQENFDFQQNVVTSYFRTCMGVSLGNECQKYEGLVICRSSCQGNYCNEHENGTNYQSFVQKFPNEFNGAKHLILSRASHVISVLSGALLVYCANQEVG; encoded by the exons ATGCATCTGGAGGTGAAACTTCTCACGTTTTTATTTACTGTGATATTACCGTTGTCTTATG GTTTCACGTGCTACAAGTGCTCGTACAATTTGGGGTCAGAACAGAAACAAACCGACTGCATCACCAACCCTGCCAACCTGGGACGGGGCGCCCACCTCTCTTGCAACGAGACGAGCTACTGTGTCCTCCAGGAGAACTTTGATTTCC AGCAGAATGTTGTGACGTCATATTTCCGGACATGTATGGGCGTGAGCTTGGGTAACGAGTGTCAGAAGTACGAGGGTCTCGTAATATGCCGCTCTTCCTGCCAAGGCAACTACTGCAACGAACACGAGAACGGCACGAACTATCAATCGTTCGTACAGAAATTCCCGAACGAATTCAATGGCGCGAAACACTTGATCTTGTCACGTGCCAGTCATGTGATAAGCGTGTTGTCCGGCGCGTTGCTGGTGTACTGTGCTAATCAAGAGGTTGGGTGA